In the Bacillus amyloliquefaciens DSM 7 = ATCC 23350 genome, GGCGCATGTCCGCTTCGCTGTTTACGGTGTAAGGGTGCAGCAGCAGTCCGTGGCTGCGTATGTTCCGGACGTTTTGAGCGTTCAGCGCTTTGTAATCCGGCCCGATTCCGACGGCATATGTTTTGATGTCCGTTAAATCTGCGTCAGTCATTGAAGTCAGCTGTTCCGCTTCAAGCAATTGGACGGCGGGAAGTTTCGGATCAAGCTTTTTGATTTTCAGAAGGCTGTCCTTACTGAAAGACTGAATGATGACTTGTCCGGGTTTCGCATGCTTTCCTGCCAACTTGTACTTTTTCAGTGAAGCGATCAGCTTTTCTTCCATACCCGGATACGTTTCAGGCGCCTTTGTTTCAATATAATAGTTTGCATGTCTGCCGAATCGTTTTAACACGTCATCAAGTGTGGGTACACGAAGTCCCGCGTATTGCGGTTTTGCTTTTTCCGGATAGGCCTTATTGAACCAAGAGCCGGCGTCGAGCTTTTGAATCTCGGCTAATGTATGATCTTTCACCCAGCCGTGTCCGTTTGTGGTGCGGTCCAGTTTTTCGTCATGCATGACGATCAGCTTGCCGTCTTTTGTCATTTGTAAATCCAATTCAATATAGTCAGCCTTCATTTTTTGCGCAGTTTCATAAGAAAGGATCGTGTGCTCCGGCACATATCCCGAAGCACCTCGATGGGCAATGGTCAATATTCTGTCAGGAGACAAGAGATTTCCTTTCCCCGCTGCTGATACAGGCGTGACGATGAATGACAATAAACCGAATGAAAGCAAAACCAAAGCAAACAACTTATGTTTCCGCATGTTTTCTTCCCCCTTAAAAAAATCAATATCTGTCTCTAGCGTAGAAGATAGTTGTAAATCCTGTACTGCAAAAATATTAATCTTTTATGTTGTTTTCTTACGCATGCTCCGCCCGTTTGCCTGTATTCCACGTCATTGCCAAGAAGACGATGGACAGCAAGCATGAGGTGACAAGCATGATAAAGCCTCCGTTCCAGTCAAAGCGGTCTACGACATAACCCATGATGGCGTTGGCGAAAGCGGAGCCTCCGATGTAGCCGAAAAACCCGGTTAAGCCGGCTGCCGTTCCCGCCGCTTTTTTAGGAGCAAGGTCAATAGCCTGAAGCCCGATAAGCATGACAGGTCCATAGATTAAGAACCCGATGCTGATAAGCGCGATATTATCGACGAGCGGATGACCGGCAGGGTTAAGCCAATAAACCAATACAGCGATAAATACACCGGCCATGAACAGTACGCCTGCAGGTGCGCGGCGGCTTTTGAAAAACCGGTCGCTGATCCAGCCGCACAAAATCGTTCCCGGAATTCCCGCGTATTCATAAAGGAAATAAGACCATCTGGAATCTTCAGGAGAGAATCCTTTCGCTTCCGTCAAATAGGTCGGCGCCCAGTCAACAACACCGTACCGCACGAAGTAAACAAACACATTGGCAAATGCGATATACCACAGAAATTTATTATTCAGCACGTATTTAAACAGAATTTCTTTGGTCGTCATCTCTTTTTCCTGGTCTTTAAACGCATGTTTCGGATAGTCATTCCGGTATTCCTCAATCGGCGGAAGCCCGCATGATTGCGGAGTGTCCCGAACGAGAAGAACAATCACAAATGAAATGACAATGGCTATGATGGCCGGAAAGAAAAACACGCTTTTCCAAGTAACAAACATAGCGATGCCGAGTGTCACGAGCGGGGCGAGAATACCTCCGCCTATGTTATGGGCGACATTCCAAATCGACATTTTCGTACCGCGTTCACTGATGGAAAACCAATGAGCCATCGTCCGTCCGCAAGGCGGCCAGCCCATTCCTTGAAACCACCCGTTAATAAACATAAAAATGAACATAATCGTCACACTTGAAGTGACCCATGGCATGGAAACAAATAAAATGTTTACGACACCTGACAAAAACAGACCTGTCGCAAGGAAATATCTCGGGTTGCAGCGGTCAGACACCATCCCCATAATAAATTTGCTGAAGCCGTAAGCGATTGATACGGCCGCAAGCACCAAGCCAAGTTCTCCTTTTGAAAATCCTTGTTCCTGATGATAAGGAATGGCGAAGGCAAAGTTTTTGCGAAGCAAATAATACCCGGCATATCCGATGAAAATCCCTAAAAATACTTGCAGCCTGAGCCGTTTATAGGCCGCATCCGTCTTTGAATCATCCAATCTCTCAATATGCGGAGCCGGCTTGAACAATTGAAACATCATATCCTCCCCTTTGCTGAACGTCTATCATGATGTATGTATGACTCCTTTCCTTGAAAATGACAAAAAGAACCAGAAATCACCCTCGTAAAAGGGCGGGTTTTTCTGGCTCTCCTCATCTCCATCCAAAAATTATTAACTTGTATATGATAGCGCTTTCTTAAATTATCACAGTCCGGCGTGATTGTAAACGCTTTATGAAAAGTTTTCATTTTTTTGAATAAATAACCGAAGGGAATATCAGCCGGAACGCGAAAGGATTTGAAGTACTCGTTTTTGTACTCAGGCATAAGATGTGTTAGGCCGATTTAAGAAAAGCGAAGGGAGTGCATCTGTTGATTGATGAATTGGATTTTGCGTTCGGTGTTCTGCCGCTTTGTATCATCATCTTGTCAGTCGCCGGAACGTATCTGTTTAAAAACGCGTTCATTATGCCGGCTGCCGCTTTGGCCGTTTGCCTTATATGCACCTTTACCGTATTGAATTACTCGTTTATCGGGTGGGCCGTTGTGTACACGCTTGTCTCATTCGCGTTATCCCATATTACGATGGTGGTGATCAAACAAAATAAAAAATAGGATCGGCGGCAGCCGATCCAGCTATCATAAGCAGAGATGAGGCTCTGCTTTGTTTTATTTATGAATGTGCAGGAATTCCTTAATGACAGCGGCCTGTTCTTCTTTCGGATACGTGCTGTACAGATGGCTGGTTAAGCGGACGGGGTCTCCGAAGAAGTATCGTTCATATTGTGTCTGTCTCGTGCCGAAGGGGCTCATGGTCAAATCCCATGCCAAACGGAATACTTTCACCCGATCCTCAGCGTTCAATTCGGCCGCCTGTAAATATTGGTCAAGGTCTCCCCTGATATCTGAATGGAACGCTTTTTCAGTCGGCAAAGTCACCATTCCGCTTGCCCCGATCAGCTGAATGATCTCCGTGAACCGCGGGTAGATATCAGGAAAAATCGCGCTGACAATACGAAGCGGAATGACACTCGGTCGCATATATCCCCATTCATCCGTTTCCGCATCATTCTCCGACTTTTCCAAAAGTGCTTTCATCGTTTCCAGACCGGTGATGATCTCAGCCATCTTTGCATGAATATGCTGATACTCGCTGACATCTATCGTATCGACAATCGTCTGGGCAAGGCCCAGGAGAAACTCCGTCTTTACGAT is a window encoding:
- a CDS encoding glycerophosphodiester phosphodiesterase → MRKHKLFALVLLSFGLLSFIVTPVSAAGKGNLLSPDRILTIAHRGASGYVPEHTILSYETAQKMKADYIELDLQMTKDGKLIVMHDEKLDRTTNGHGWVKDHTLAEIQKLDAGSWFNKAYPEKAKPQYAGLRVPTLDDVLKRFGRHANYYIETKAPETYPGMEEKLIASLKKYKLAGKHAKPGQVIIQSFSKDSLLKIKKLDPKLPAVQLLEAEQLTSMTDADLTDIKTYAVGIGPDYKALNAQNVRNIRSHGLLLHPYTVNSEADMRRLLNWGVTGVFTNYADIFQKVKKEYK
- the glpT gene encoding glycerol-3-phosphate transporter yields the protein MFQLFKPAPHIERLDDSKTDAAYKRLRLQVFLGIFIGYAGYYLLRKNFAFAIPYHQEQGFSKGELGLVLAAVSIAYGFSKFIMGMVSDRCNPRYFLATGLFLSGVVNILFVSMPWVTSSVTIMFIFMFINGWFQGMGWPPCGRTMAHWFSISERGTKMSIWNVAHNIGGGILAPLVTLGIAMFVTWKSVFFFPAIIAIVISFVIVLLVRDTPQSCGLPPIEEYRNDYPKHAFKDQEKEMTTKEILFKYVLNNKFLWYIAFANVFVYFVRYGVVDWAPTYLTEAKGFSPEDSRWSYFLYEYAGIPGTILCGWISDRFFKSRRAPAGVLFMAGVFIAVLVYWLNPAGHPLVDNIALISIGFLIYGPVMLIGLQAIDLAPKKAAGTAAGLTGFFGYIGGSAFANAIMGYVVDRFDWNGGFIMLVTSCLLSIVFLAMTWNTGKRAEHA
- a CDS encoding DUF2651 family protein → MIDELDFAFGVLPLCIIILSVAGTYLFKNAFIMPAAALAVCLICTFTVLNYSFIGWAVVYTLVSFALSHITMVVIKQNKK